One genomic window of Quercus robur chromosome 6, dhQueRobu3.1, whole genome shotgun sequence includes the following:
- the LOC126732431 gene encoding uncharacterized protein LOC126732431, which yields MGEKNDVVLRTFRALVEGADRKFARVRDVPAYGHVTSQQYFHKVFKAYTKLWKYQQDHRSELVDSGLHRWEIGEIASRIGQLYFGQYMRTSEARFLVEAYVFYEAILNRRYFEGSKGFGKDLGVRFKELRFYARFLLVSLILNRTEMVKGLTDLFKALVDESKACFRETNFKEWRQVVQEIVRFMKVDTAFMNVRPLRYCAMFDSHQASLPYVARFHAKKVLKFRDALLTSYHRNEVKFAELTLDTFRMLQCLEWEPSGSFYQKQLVESNGNCISTDHSGASGLIDINLAADMTDPTLPPNPRKAILYRPSVTHLIAVMATICEELPPDSVMLVYLSASGNAGHSNNVSQMEGFQKSSKYKVSSQFSQEQSSSMSESSSNDRGESTGYYDSYLWFGSRGNSVSNNLYPGDIIPFTRRPLFLIIDSDNSHAFKVLHGAERGEAAALLLSPMRPAFKNLSYVDISKNGSQFTFFLTAPLPAFCQMVGLHSSDINADVYNDAENILSTAFSEWEVILCTSTSVNIVWAQVLNDPFIRRLILRFIFCRSVLSFFCLPEDSDQYVPVCLPHLPSSISPKSEVVRSSVLRLAKHFSVADCFHFNDT from the exons ATGGGAGAGAAGAACGACGTCGTTTTGCGAACTTTCAGGGCGTTGGTGGAAGGCGCGGACCGAAAGTTCGCGAGGGTTCGAGACGTTCCGGCGTACGGTCACGTGACGAGCCAGCAGTACTTCCACAAGGTCTTCAAGGCGTACACCAAGCTCTGGAAGTACCAGCAGGATCACCGGTCGGAGCTCGTCGACTCCGGTCTCCACCGCTGGGAAATCGGCGAGATCGCCAGCCGGATCGGCCAGCTCTACTTCGGCCAGTACATGCGGACCAGCGAGGCCAGGTTTCTCGTCGAGGCTTACGTGTTCTACGAGGCGATTCTCAATAGGCGCTACTTCGAAGGATCCAAAGGCTTCGGGAAAGATCTCGGGGTTAGGTTCAAGGAATTGAGGTTTTACGCCAGGTTCTTGCTCGTTTCGTTGATTTTGAACCGGACCGAGATGGTTAAGGGCCTCACGGACTTGTTCAAGGCTCTCGTCGATGAGAGCAAAGCTTGTTTCCGG GAAACAAACTTTAAAGAATGGAGGCAAGTGGTGCAAGAAATTGTCCGCTTTATGAAAGTTGATACGGCCTTTATGAATGTCAGGCCTTTGCGTTATTGTGCCATGTTTGATTCCCATCAAGCTTCTCTTCCGTATGTGGCTCGCTTCCATGCAAAGAAAGTTCTAAAGTTTCGAGATGCACTGCTGACAAGCTACCACCGGAATGAG GTCAAATTTGCAGAACTTACTTTGGACACTTTTAGAATGCTGCAATGTTTGGAGTGGGAGCCAAGTGGGTCTTTCTATCAAAAGCAGCTAGTTGAATCAAATGGGAACTGCATTTCAACTGATCATTCTGGAGCTTCTGGATTGATTGATATAAATTTGGCTGCAGACATGACTGATCCAACCTTACCACCAAATCCAAGGAAAGCTATTCTCTATCGTCCATCTGTAACACATTTGATAGCG GTTATGGCTACAATTTGTGAGGAGCTCCCTCCAGATAGTGTTATGCTAGTATATCTATCAGCCTCAG GGAATGCTGGCCATAGTAATAATGTTAGTCAGATGGAAGGATTTCAGAAATCTTCAAAATACAAAGTTTCTTCTCAGTTCTCACAAGAGCAGAGTAGCTCTATGTCTGAATCTAGTTCTAATGATAGGGGAGAGTCAACTGGCTATTATGATAGTTATCTGTGGTTTGGTTCAAGAGGAAACAGTG TTTCAAATAATCTTTACCCTGGTGATATAATTCCTTTTACCCGAAGACCTCTTTTCTTGATTATTGATAGTGACAACAGCCATGCATTCAAG GTTTTACATGGTGCAGAGAGGGGAGAGGCAGCTGCTCTACTCCTTTCACCTATGAGGCCAGCATTCAAGAATTTATCTTATGTTGATATATCAAAAAATGGAAGTCAGTTTACCTTTTTCTTGACCGCTCCCCTACCAGCATTTTGCCAAATGGTTGGCCTCCACTCTTCTGATATTAACGCT GATGTTTACAATGATGCTGAAAACATACTCTCCACTGCGTTCTCTGAGTGGGAGGTAATACTTTGTACATCCACTAGCGTGAATATAGTTTGGGCACAAGTTTTAAATGATCCGTTTATTAGGCGGCTAATTCTAAG ATTCATATTCTGCCGATCAGTGCTTTCATTCTTCTGCCTTCCAGAAGATAGTGATCAATATGTACCCGTTTGCCTACCCCATCTACCTAGTTCTATCTCACCAAAATCTGAAGTTGTGCGGTCTTCTGTCCTCCGGCTTGCAAAGCACTTCAGCGTTGCTGACTGTTTTCACTTCAATGACACGTAA
- the LOC126732430 gene encoding histone H3.3 produces the protein MARTKQTARKSTGGKAPRKQLATKAARKSAPTTGGVKKPHRYRPGTVALREIRKYQKSTELLIRKLPFQRLVREIAQDFKTDLRFQSHAVLALQEAAEAYLVGLFEDTNLCAIHAKRVTIMPKDIQLARRIRGERA, from the exons ATGGCCCGTACCAAGCAAACTGCTCGTAAGTCCACTGGAGGAAAGGCTCCCAGGAAGCAACTCGCTACCAAG GCTGCCCGTAAGTCTGCCCCCACCACCGGTGGAGTCAAGAAGCCCCATCGTTACCGCCCTGGTACTGTTGCTCTTCG TGAAATCCGTAAGTATCAGAAGAGTACTGAGCTCCTGATCAGGAAGCTGCCCTTCCAGAGGCTTGTTCGTGAAATTGCTCAGGACTTCAAG ACTGATCTGCGTTTCCAGAGTCACGCTGTGTTGGCTCTTCAGGAGGCTGCTGAGGCTTACCTTGTAGGTCTGTTTGAGGACACTAACCTGTGTGCCATCCATGCTAAGCGTGTTACCATTATGCCCAAGGATATCCAGCTGGCTAGGAGGATCAGGGGTGAGCGTGCTTAA